The genomic region AGCGACCTCCAGCTCGACCGCCTGCTCCCGAGCCACTGGGACATGTGGAAGGGTATGACGAGCGACCCGAAGGTCCTGCACCACCACGCAAAGAGCTTCGCGTCCCCCGCGAACCTCGATATCGTGGAGATCGGCGACCGCGTCGACGTCTAACCGCGGTCTGTTCGCGGTCTGTTCTTCTCGTTCCATCCGGAATCTGGGGCGCGGTCTCGAACTCGGACGCGCCTGGACCCAACTCCCCAATCCTCGAAGGAGTCGCGTCACCCCCAGAAGCACGAAACCATTTGTACGACGCGGCCTTCCCGCCGAACATGGATCTGCTGGCGCTCGGTATCGTCGTCTTCGTTCTCCTGACGCTCCTCGGCTCCCTCGGCGTCGTCGTCCTGCTGGACCGACCGGGTGGGACCTGGGGCCAGCGACTGCGGTCCCGGCTGGTGATGGGCGTGCCCTGGGGGACGTTGGTGTCGGTCGTGTTCGTCGTGGCCATCTACCTGTTCGTCCAGGACGGCTGGAACCACTGGCACAATCCCGTCACGCTCCCGTTCCGCGCGTGGTCGTACCTCTACCCGACCGGGATGCTACTGGCACCCTTCTCGCACGCCGACGCCGGTCACCTCACCGGGAACATGATCGGGACCCTCGTCCTCGCGCCCATCGCGGAGTACGCCTACGGCCACTTCCCCGAAGAGCGCGGCTCGCACTCCTTCGCCGACTGGACCTCGAACCCGTGGGTGCGCGCGCTCGTCATCTTCCCCGGCGTCGTCCTTCTGGTCGGCCTCGGGACCTCCCTGTTCGCGCTCGGGCCGGTCATCGGCTTCTCCGGCGTCGTGTTCGCGTTCGCCGGGTTCGCACTGGTCCGCTACCCGATGACGACCGTCATCGCCGTTCTCGGCGGTCAGCGCGTGCTCTCCTTGCTGTACAGTTCGTTGCAGAACCCAATCGTGACGACGACCGCGCAGGCGTCTCCCCCGTCGCCGCCGTGGTGGGCCGGCATCGCCATCCAGGGGCACGCGCTCGGGCTCTTCTTCGGCATCATGCTCGGCGTGTTCGTCTTCTTCCGGCGCAACGAGCGCCCGAGCGCCCTGAGAATCTGGCTCGCGGTGCTCTTCTTCGCGGTCGCGAAGAACCTCTGGGCGATCTACTGGTTCCTCGGGAACGAGCGGTACCGGTTGTTCCGCGGCCCCGGCCTGGCCATGGTCGTGGTGCTGGCCA from Haloarchaeobius sp. HME9146 harbors:
- a CDS encoding rhomboid family intramembrane serine protease, encoding MDLLALGIVVFVLLTLLGSLGVVVLLDRPGGTWGQRLRSRLVMGVPWGTLVSVVFVVAIYLFVQDGWNHWHNPVTLPFRAWSYLYPTGMLLAPFSHADAGHLTGNMIGTLVLAPIAEYAYGHFPEERGSHSFADWTSNPWVRALVIFPGVVLLVGLGTSLFALGPVIGFSGVVFAFAGFALVRYPMTTVIAVLGGQRVLSLLYSSLQNPIVTTTAQASPPSPPWWAGIAIQGHALGLFFGIMLGVFVFFRRNERPSALRIWLAVLFFAVAKNLWAIYWFLGNERYRLFRGPGLAMVVVLAILVATALHLRERDFDVFTPRTGALVVLVVVTAVLVGSGVPVNLMTVDDTTAPGDPIEVRGYEVVYAEDVQNQMVSVIDVEAFGQSTNISSSGVIVVNEDRNIWYQAVSKGQLAFSGQRRVKIGGVGWRETVIASRDGWTAVGGGTSYRVFLKPPDGDWRVAYTSGNTTAEPRLDGKNVSIAATEDGYELFVWQNDSELGRAALPITNDSVQNASVTIAGIEFVREEQKNSPDRIYAVVGETKVRVFVKETYR